CTGCCGACGCAGTTGATCACCTCCTTCCGCGCGACGCTGGAAGAAACGCTGGAAGCCGACGTGTTGCTGCATGTGCGCGACATTTCCGACCCGTTGAGCGCACGCCGCCGCGAGGAAGTGATGGATGTGCTCAACCAGATCGGGGCCGGGCCGGATCATGGTCAGCCGATCATCGAAGTCTGGAACAAGGCCGACTTGCTGCCCGCCGATGAACGCGAAACCGTCGAGAGCCTGGCCGAGCGGGCCCGGACGGAAGCCTCGCTGCTGGACGCCTTCGTCGTATCCTGCCTGTCAGGTGCGGGGGTCGATGACCTGCTCGACGGCGTTGAGGAAGCGCTGACACGCGGGGATGAAGTGATGGACGTCACGGTGACGCCGCAAGCCTTCTCCGCCCATGCCTGGCTGCATCAGAATGGACATGTTCTGGAAGAAGCACCCGGCGAAGGTGGCAAGATCAAGATGACGGTCCGCTTAAGCGAAAGCGATGCAGGCAAGTTCCGGTCCAAGCACCAAACCCTGATCGATTAGTCTTCCCCGGCCTTCACGGCCTTCACGGCCTGCCAGTGCGCTTCCATCACGTCTAGGCTCAGCCCCGCAAGGCTGCCGCCTGCGCGGTCCTCCACGCCTTCGAAGCGACGGGTGAATTTTGCGTTGGCGTCGCGAAGCGCGCTTTCAGCGTCCAGACCCATCTTGCGCACCAGATTGACGACGGCGAAGAGCAGGTCTCCGGCCTCTTCATGCTGTGCGGACGGTGCGGCGTCCTGCAATTCCGCAGCCTCCTCCACGATCTTCTCGAACGCGCCGTCCGTGTCCGGCCAGTCAAAGCCAACCTTGGCGGCGCGTTTCTGTAGCTTTTGGGCGCGCATCAGGGCTGGCAGGGCGAAGGCAACCCCGTCCAGCGTGCGGTTCTGCGGTTTTCCAGCGCGTTCCACTGCCTTTATCCCGTCCCAGTCGGGCTTGTCGGCCCCGCCGAACACATGCGGATGGCGGCGTACCATCTTGTCGACCAAGGCATCGGCGACGTCATCCAGATCGAAGGCGTCGATCTCGGACGCCAGCCGGGCGTGAAACAGGACTTGGAATAGCAGATCACCGAGTTCGTCCTTGAGCTCAGCCATATCCCGACGGTCGATCGCGTCCTTGACCTCATAGGCCTCCTCGATCGTGTAGGGTGCGATGGTCGCGAATGTCTGCTCCCGATCCCAGGGGCAATCCGTCCGCAGCCGGTCCATCAGCGCCTTGAGGCGCGCATAGCGCTCAGTGGGCAGGCCGGATGTGTCGGTCATGGTTTTGGCTGGCGCAGGGCGCGAATTACCATGACGGCAATGACCAGCGCCGACGCGCCGTAGCTGCCCCAGATGAAGACGGCGAACGGTCCCATATTCGGCATCAGAACGCCTCCATGCGCGCGCTGGCCGTCTGTTTCGGCGCGCGGGCG
This genomic window from Algimonas porphyrae contains:
- the mazG gene encoding nucleoside triphosphate pyrophosphohydrolase, with product MTDTSGLPTERYARLKALMDRLRTDCPWDREQTFATIAPYTIEEAYEVKDAIDRRDMAELKDELGDLLFQVLFHARLASEIDAFDLDDVADALVDKMVRRHPHVFGGADKPDWDGIKAVERAGKPQNRTLDGVAFALPALMRAQKLQKRAAKVGFDWPDTDGAFEKIVEEAAELQDAAPSAQHEEAGDLLFAVVNLVRKMGLDAESALRDANAKFTRRFEGVEDRAGGSLAGLSLDVMEAHWQAVKAVKAGED
- the ccmD gene encoding heme exporter protein CcmD, producing MPNMGPFAVFIWGSYGASALVIAVMVIRALRQPKP